In the genome of Leucobacter luti, one region contains:
- a CDS encoding aspartate aminotransferase family protein: protein MTQDARDTGAAGTTGQRSVMVNGYDGSAAPGLSPAERELIARRENVLGRPYRLFYREPVHAVRASGAHLFDASGADFLDAYNNVPAVGHSNSRVQAAVSEQLGTLNTHTRYLTDGVVDYAERLTDLFPAPLTQAIFACTGSEAVDLALRIARRVTGGEGIIITRNAYHGTTTAAAAISPSLGSGNPIPDTVALVDAPDSVRGPGGAAAVTEFAAQISAAIAGFAARGIPFAGMIVDSVLSSDGLRLAPLGFLARAAELVRAAGGLYIADEVQPGFGRTGSWWGFERHGLVPDLAVLGKPMGNGMPISAVIGSPELFDRFGAEVRYFNTFGGNPVSIAAANAVLDEIEQRELLTHAGAVGDALAAGIRGIAAGSERIAEVRGAGLFLAVEYTHEGWEPDPAAALAVVNGLRERRILVSASGTLENVLKIRPPLVFDTVDAERFLTGFAEVTRELG from the coding sequence ATGACGCAGGACGCACGGGACACAGGCGCCGCCGGCACCACCGGGCAGCGATCCGTCATGGTCAACGGCTACGACGGATCCGCCGCTCCCGGCCTCAGTCCCGCGGAGCGCGAACTCATCGCCCGACGAGAGAACGTGCTCGGGCGTCCGTATCGGCTGTTCTACCGCGAACCCGTGCACGCGGTCCGCGCGAGTGGGGCGCACCTCTTCGACGCGAGTGGCGCAGACTTCCTCGATGCTTACAACAACGTCCCGGCTGTCGGGCACAGTAACTCGCGAGTTCAGGCAGCGGTGTCGGAGCAGCTAGGCACACTCAACACCCACACGAGATACCTCACCGATGGCGTGGTCGACTACGCGGAGCGGCTCACAGACCTCTTTCCCGCCCCGCTCACACAGGCGATCTTCGCGTGCACGGGCAGCGAGGCCGTCGATCTCGCGCTGCGCATTGCGCGCAGGGTCACCGGTGGTGAGGGCATCATCATCACCCGCAACGCCTACCACGGCACCACCACGGCGGCGGCGGCAATCTCGCCGAGCCTGGGGTCAGGCAATCCGATCCCAGACACCGTCGCGCTCGTCGATGCCCCGGACTCGGTACGCGGACCGGGCGGGGCAGCGGCCGTCACGGAGTTCGCAGCGCAGATCTCCGCGGCAATTGCGGGCTTCGCAGCACGCGGGATCCCGTTCGCAGGCATGATCGTCGACTCGGTGCTGTCGAGCGACGGACTCCGGCTCGCGCCGCTCGGGTTTCTCGCGCGTGCAGCGGAACTCGTACGGGCGGCCGGGGGACTGTATATCGCAGACGAGGTGCAGCCGGGATTTGGCCGCACCGGATCGTGGTGGGGCTTCGAACGCCACGGCCTCGTGCCCGATCTCGCGGTGCTCGGCAAGCCGATGGGCAACGGTATGCCGATCTCGGCGGTGATCGGTTCGCCAGAGCTGTTCGACCGCTTCGGCGCGGAGGTGCGCTATTTCAATACGTTCGGCGGCAACCCGGTGAGCATCGCCGCGGCGAACGCGGTGCTGGATGAGATCGAGCAGCGCGAATTGCTCACTCACGCGGGCGCGGTGGGGGATGCGCTCGCGGCAGGAATCCGCGGGATCGCCGCGGGCTCCGAGCGTATCGCCGAGGTGCGCGGGGCAGGGTTGTTCCTGGCCGTAGAGTACACACACGAGGGCTGGGAGCCAGATCCGGCTGCCGCGCTCGCTGTCGTCAATGGACTGCGTGAGCGCCGCATCCTGGTGAGCGCCTCTGGCACCCTCGAAAACGTGCTGAAGATCCGGCCGCCACTGGTGTTTGACACGGTGGACGCGGAGCGGTTCCTTACGGGCTTCGCCGAGGTCACGCGCGAGCTGGGGTAG